AGCTTGGTTTTAATTTTGGTAAAGTGACAATATCTGCTTTATCCCAGTCAATATATTCGGTGGAATCATTTTCTGACCAGAATTCTTGTTCCTGAGCTTCACTTTTAAACTCGGGACTGTTTTTTAATATTTTGTCTTTCATATGTTTTTCTCTCTTTTTTACTCATATCTCTTGATGATATTACTCTTATGAGATTGTTTCGAATTGTAAAAGCTATGAATAGATATCTGTTTGTATCAGTAACACCCAGTGCATAATATCGCAATTCTGATTTGGAATGTTTAACATCATATGCTACTAATAATGTCTTGTTAAAAAATATCTGCTCGCTTTCAACTGGTGTGACTTTGTGCTTCTCCCAATTTTTATGGATGTTACCTTCATCCCATTAAAAACCGGTACATTGCTGAAGAATATCAATACTTTTCATAATAATAAGTATATGTCATTTATATACAATTTGCAAGATTTTTTTATTGAGATAACCCATAAGCATCACCGGCGGGAGACACTGCAGAGCGAGGAACGAGCGGCGCTGTGTTTCCCGCCCGCATGCATGCACTTGTTGGGCATTCCATCGCATGCTCTGCCCTGCCGATTTCATGCATCTTGATGCGAATCTCGGCTCTTCATTCATGATCGAGCGTTTCCCGCACTTTCGCGGCGAGTTCGTCGCGGGTGATCGGTTTGCTGACGAAATGCACGTTATCGTCGAGTATGCCTCGATGAGCGATCATATTGGCGGTGTAGCCGGACATGTAGATCACCTTCATGTGGGAATCGCCCCCCGCCAGCTCCTCGGCCAACTCGCGGCCACTCATGCCGGGCATAACCACGTCGGTCAGCAACAGGTCGATGCCGTCCTTGTGCCTGGTCGCCAAGAGCAGTGCCGCTTCTGGCGATTCCGCCGTGAGCACGGTGTAGCCAAGATCTTGGAGAAAAAGGTCCACGGTGACGCGGATGGATTTCTCGTCTTCGACCAGCAGGATGGTCTCGGTCCCACCGAGTCGAGAGCCAGTCGGTATTTTGCGCTTCGCGTTGGCGGTCTCCTCCACGATCCGGGGCAGGTAGATACTGAAGGTGGTACCTCCGCCGGGTTCGCTGTAGACGCTGACAAAGCCCTTGTTCTGTTTGACGATCCCATAAACCGTGGCCAACCCGAGGCCCGTGCCCTCACCAACTCCCTTGGTGGTGAAAAAGGGCTCGAAGATGTTGGCCAGCGTTTCGCTGTCCATCCCAGTGCCGTCATCGCTGACCGCCAGCATAACGAATTCGCCGGGCTGCAAGTCCGCGTGGGTCTCGCAGTATTTCTCGTCTATGGAGACGTTTTCCGTCTCGATGGTCACCTTGCCCGCGCCGGCGATGGCGTCGCGCGCGTTGACGCAGAGGTTGGCGAGGATCTGGTCGATCTGTCCGGGATCGACCTTGACCGGACAGAGGTTCGCGCCCGGCGCCCAGACCAGATCGATATCCTCGCCGATGAGGGGCCGCAGCATCTTGAGCATATTCTTGACCGCGTCGTTGAGGTCCAGCACGTGCGGGACAATGGTCTGCTTGCGGGCGAACGCCAAAAGTTGCCGGGTGAGGTTGGCGGAGCGCTGGGCTGATTGCGTAATCTCGTCCAGATACTCCTGTATAGGATGATCTTTGCCAATTTCCTCGCGGCAAAAGTCTGCATACCCCATAATGCCCATGAGCATATTATTGAAATCGTGTGCCACGCCGCCAGCGAGGCGTCCGACGGACTCCATCTTCTGGGCCTGGGTCAGTTGAGCCTGAAGTTTCTCGCGCGCCTCCTCGGCCTGCTTGCGTTCGGTGACGTCATGAAGGCTGCCGTACAGGCGCTTGACCGCCCCATCATCTCCAAGCTCGGGAATTCCCCGCACGACGCAGTGATGCAGTTGGCCGTCGGCGCGCATGACACGCACTTCCAGATCATAGGGCACGCCGTTGCTCAGACATTCCTCGACAGCCTTAAGCAGGCGGGTGCGGTCCTCGGGCACATAGAACGTTTGGTGCTCGGTGAACGAAGGCGCTTCTTCCGCTGGCTCAAGCCCGAAGATACGGAAGAGTTCGTCCGACCAAGTAACTTTGTCGCCTTCGACTTCCCACTGCCAACTGCCCACATGCGCCACCGCCTCCGTACGGCTCAGCATCGTGTGCTCGCGCTCCAGCGTCTCTTCGGCCTGCTTGCGCTCGGTGATGTCGCTCAACACGACGCGGCACACAGGTGCGCCGTCTTCCGCTTGAGTGGCGGTTGCCGTCAGATGCGCCCAGAAGCTTGCGCCGTCCGGTTTGACCAGCCGCAGTTCGCATTCCTGCGGTTCGCCCGTCTCAAAGAGCTTTTTGCGGTGCAGGTAGTAGATGTCCTGGTCCTCCTTGAGGATAAAACGGGAGATCGGTTGCTTGACCAGCTCGCCGCGGTTCACGCTCAGCAGGGTGGCGGCAGTGAGGTTGGCCTCCAGGATCAGTCCTTTTTCGCTGATGGTGGCGTAGCCCACCGGAGCCAGGTCATAGAGGTCGAAATAGCGCGCTCGCCCGGCTTCGATTTCGGCCTGGGCCTTGCGAAGCTCCTCGTTCTGCATCTCCAGCTCGATCTGGTGCACCCGCAGTTCGTGGAGCGTTTCCCGGATTTCTTCGGACGAGAGGGTCGCGCTGTCTTTCGGCGTCCGGGCGGCCTGTTTTCGGGCAAGCGCTTCGGCCTTTTGCCGCAAGTCTGCGGCGTCTTTGGAGTTGTTGTCCTGGTTTGTCATGTTTTCTCTCCCTTATCTTCAGATTGCAAAGTCCTGTTTGCGCCGGCATCCATTCGCGCTCCGCCTTGTTGCCCGGTCACATCCAGAGTGGCGCCGGTGATCCCGACGACGGCGCCGGCAGCATCTTGCAGCGGTTCGACGGTCAGATCATATACAACGGTTTTGCCTTCAATGGTGGTCTTGACGTTTTGTCGCGTGCATTTTCCGCTTGTCAGCACCTTTTGCTTGATCGCCGTCAGTGCGGCGGCCTCCTGTTCCGGCAAAAGGTCGGCGTCTGTCTTGCCGATGACCTGTTCCGACGCAAATCCAGGGACGGGATTGTGAATCCAGGTGTAGCGCAGTTTCATATCCTGATTGAAAACAGCAATCGAAGTAGTGTTGAGTGCGACCCGCAGCCGCTCTTCGTTCACCCGCAGCGCCTCGTGAAGTTTTCGCGCCGCCGTGATATCCACAAAGGTGAGCACCGCGCCCTCGATGACGTTATCCATGGTGCGGTAGGGCTGAATGCGCATGGCGTACCACCGGCCCTCGGCCGTCTGCACGTCGGTCTCCTTGGGGATCAGGGTATCGAGCACTGCCTGCGTGTCCTCCTTCAGGTTGCCGTAGCCGGGCAGGTTGGAGACGATGTGGGACACAGGCCTGCCGATGTCGCTCTGGATCAGATTGATGATTTCTGTGGCGGCGGGGGTGAAGCGCAGGATGCGCAGCGTGTGATCCACAAAGACCGTGGCGATGCCGGTGCCGGCCAGCAGGTTGTTCATGTCGTTGTTGGCGCGCGAGAGGTCGGCCACCTTGGTTTGCAGCTCGGCGTTGACCGTTGCCAGCTCCTCGTTGACCGACTGCAACTCCTCCTTGGAGGTTTCCAGCTCCTCGTTGGTGGATTGCAGTTCCTCGTTGACCGACTGCATCTCCTCGTTGGACGACTTGAGCTCTTCGTTGGACGTCTCCAGTTCCTCGTTGGTGGCCTGAAGATACTCATCCTTGGCCCGCAGCTCCTGCTTGAGCGCGGCGATACGGTCGTCGGCATCCACACCGGTCGGCTCTTCTGATGGCGGATTGTCGCCCGGCCCTTCAGGCAATGATAACTTGTCGCCGACCATGGGTTCCTGCGCCGGATTTAGAATGACCAGGTACAAAGGAGACTCGGGCGAGGCCGTCGGGGCAAGGACCACCGGACGGACAATCACATTGACAGTGGTAAAGTCGCCGTTGGTCTTCACCCGCACTCCCGGGCGCCGCACGGTTTCCCTGGTTTGCGCGGCTTTGTGCAGCGTCGTGGTCAGGTCGCGCCGCAATCCTTCCCGGGCCATTTTCAGAATGTTGCTGGGGCCGCTCTCTCCGGGGGCGGGTTCCAGGTACATGCCGGTGCGGCCGTGGAGATAGAGAATATCCCCCCCGGCATTGACCAGCGCCCCGGCCTGGACAACCTCTTGCAGCAGGGCCTGTTCGGTCAGCTCGCGCAACGGCAATTTCCGGGGATGAGTCGTCTTCCCTCCGGTACGCATATGCTCTGTATCGGGCGTCGTTATGGGCGGAAGGAAACGTCCCACGCTTGCACGCTCGGCGCCGAGGATGCTTTCCTTGCGCTGGTAAATCTTTTGCTTACGGTCCAGCGCTGCAAAGAGATCGCCAATCTCGCCCACGGTTTCGGAGGTCCCCAGAAAGAGATATCCTTTAGGGTTCAAGGCGTAATGGAAGAGCGGGATGAGCTTTTTTTGCAGAGTGCCGCCCAGGTAGATCAGCAGGTTGCGGCAACTGATCAGGTCCAGCCTGGAAAAGGGCGGGTCCTTGATCACGTTCTGCTCCGAAAAAACCATCATGTCCCGGATGCCTTTATGGATGCGGTAGGCGCTGTCGCCCGGCTCGGGCGAAAAGAAGCGCGTCAGCCGCTCCGGCGTGAGATCGGTGGCGATGGAGGCCGGATAGATGCCGGCACGGGCCACGGCAATGGCATGTCTGTCGATGTCCGTAGCAAACACCTGCACTTTGAAGCTCTGTTTGAGCGCTTCCTGACATTCGGCCAGCAGGATGGCCAGGGAATAGGCCTCCTCGCCGGTGGAGCACCCCGGCGCCCAGATGCGGATCGTTGCATCAGCGCCCTTGCCGGCAAAGAGCTTGGGGATGATCTGCTCTTCCAGGGCATTGAAGGCTTCGGGGTCGCGGAAAAAACTGGTCACACCGATCAGCATGTCGCGAAACAGCGCCTCCACTTCCTCGGGAGCCTGCTGGATGAACTTGACGTAGCCATCCATGGTTTCGATCTGGTGGACGGCCATGCGCCGTTCGATGCGGCGTTGGCTGGTCGTGGGCTTGTACTGGGAAAAGTCGTGGCCGGTCTGGGCGCGCAAAAGGACAAAGATTTTCTTGAGCGCGCTCTCGGTCTTGGGGGGCGGCGTGGCGGGCACGGGCGGCTTGCCGAAGGCATGGGTCGTGTAGGCGATGAGCTGGGCGGGCATTTCGGCCGGCGGCAGTTCGTAGTCCACAAGTCCCGTGGCGATGGCGCTGCGCGGCATGCCGTCGTATTCGGTGGACTCGGGGTTCTGGGCCATCACCATGCCGCCCTCGCCCTTGATGGCCCGCACGCCCAGGGTGCCGTCGCTGCCGGTGCCCGAGAGCACCACGCCAATGGCTCGCTCGCGCTGGTCCTGGGCCAAAGACCGGAAAAAAAAGTCGATGGGCAGTCGCTGGCCGCGCGGCGAGGCGGGCTCGAGCAGTTGGAGTGCGCCGTTCAAAAAGGCCATGTCACGATTGGGAGGGATAATGTAGGCGCAGTTGATCTGAACCGGCATACCGTCCTCGACCTCAAAGACCTGCATACGGGTGTAGCGCCGGATCAGGTCGGTCAGGATGCTCTTGTGGTCCGGGGCCAGGTGCTGCACCAGCACAAAGGCCATACCCGGGTCAGCGTCTGTGGGCATACCGGAAAAGAAGGCCTCAAAGGCCGCCAGGCCCCCGGCTGATGCGCCGACACCCACGATTGGAAAGGCGGTGGCAGCACGGTCAGCCTTTGCCTGCGCCTCAATGGCGGTTCCATTGTGCTCCGGCGGCATGCCGGTCTTCATTTCGCCTGGGTGTGAGGCGTCCGGCTTGGTCAGTTTTTTTCTCTTTGTCATGCCAATCTATTCCTGTACAAGGGATTATACGTTCATAGCTGATATTCTGTGAATGTGCTACTTTATGTACAATGGTCGCCAGCTCTGATATTCTATTGTTATTCAACAATTCTCCTTTCACTGTAAATATCAAGCGATAAAAACCAGATAGCTTAATAGCCCATTGACTTTTTCTATCACTTTTCAATAAATGACAGTGTAAGCCTGGCAACAAAGCCAGTTCATTTATGTCTCTTGATTGTTTTATGATATTGATTCGTTGAATATACTTGCGAGCGACATCTTTTCCATAGCTTCGTTCTGCTTCACTAGAATTTTCATACTGCTTTTGAAGCTTTCTTGTTCTGAATTGAACTTCCACATAATTCTCTCAATATTCTTAAAACAATATTTACCTATGGGGCAAAGATAAAAAGTCAATTTGATTATATCAAGGATTAAATTTACCTTTAATAAACTACTCGGTTTTCGTCGTCCAAATCTTTAAATATTCTTCAGCTGTACAAACTGACATTTTACTTTGTTTGTAATGCTTTTTATTTCGGGTAATAATAAAATTGATTTCGTATGAT
This genomic window from candidate division KSB1 bacterium contains:
- a CDS encoding chemotaxis protein CheB; the encoded protein is MTKRKKLTKPDASHPGEMKTGMPPEHNGTAIEAQAKADRAATAFPIVGVGASAGGLAAFEAFFSGMPTDADPGMAFVLVQHLAPDHKSILTDLIRRYTRMQVFEVEDGMPVQINCAYIIPPNRDMAFLNGALQLLEPASPRGQRLPIDFFFRSLAQDQRERAIGVVLSGTGSDGTLGVRAIKGEGGMVMAQNPESTEYDGMPRSAIATGLVDYELPPAEMPAQLIAYTTHAFGKPPVPATPPPKTESALKKIFVLLRAQTGHDFSQYKPTTSQRRIERRMAVHQIETMDGYVKFIQQAPEEVEALFRDMLIGVTSFFRDPEAFNALEEQIIPKLFAGKGADATIRIWAPGCSTGEEAYSLAILLAECQEALKQSFKVQVFATDIDRHAIAVARAGIYPASIATDLTPERLTRFFSPEPGDSAYRIHKGIRDMMVFSEQNVIKDPPFSRLDLISCRNLLIYLGGTLQKKLIPLFHYALNPKGYLFLGTSETVGEIGDLFAALDRKQKIYQRKESILGAERASVGRFLPPITTPDTEHMRTGGKTTHPRKLPLRELTEQALLQEVVQAGALVNAGGDILYLHGRTGMYLEPAPGESGPSNILKMAREGLRRDLTTTLHKAAQTRETVRRPGVRVKTNGDFTTVNVIVRPVVLAPTASPESPLYLVILNPAQEPMVGDKLSLPEGPGDNPPSEEPTGVDADDRIAALKQELRAKDEYLQATNEELETSNEELKSSNEEMQSVNEELQSTNEELETSKEELQSVNEELATVNAELQTKVADLSRANNDMNNLLAGTGIATVFVDHTLRILRFTPAATEIINLIQSDIGRPVSHIVSNLPGYGNLKEDTQAVLDTLIPKETDVQTAEGRWYAMRIQPYRTMDNVIEGAVLTFVDITAARKLHEALRVNEERLRVALNTTSIAVFNQDMKLRYTWIHNPVPGFASEQVIGKTDADLLPEQEAAALTAIKQKVLTSGKCTRQNVKTTIEGKTVVYDLTVEPLQDAAGAVVGITGATLDVTGQQGGARMDAGANRTLQSEDKGEKT
- a CDS encoding BrnA antitoxin family protein: MKDKILKNSPEFKSEAQEQEFWSENDSTEYIDWDKADIVTLPKLKPSLKTISIRLPEIMIEELKILANKRDVPYQSLMKMFIAERIEQELK
- a CDS encoding BrnT family toxin, yielding MHKNWEKHKVTPVESEQIFFNKTLLVAYDVKHSKSELRYYALGVTDTNRYLFIAFTIRNNLIRVISSRDMSKKERKTYERQNIKKQSRV
- a CDS encoding PAS domain S-box protein is translated as MTNQDNNSKDAADLRQKAEALARKQAARTPKDSATLSSEEIRETLHELRVHQIELEMQNEELRKAQAEIEAGRARYFDLYDLAPVGYATISEKGLILEANLTAATLLSVNRGELVKQPISRFILKEDQDIYYLHRKKLFETGEPQECELRLVKPDGASFWAHLTATATQAEDGAPVCRVVLSDITERKQAEETLEREHTMLSRTEAVAHVGSWQWEVEGDKVTWSDELFRIFGLEPAEEAPSFTEHQTFYVPEDRTRLLKAVEECLSNGVPYDLEVRVMRADGQLHHCVVRGIPELGDDGAVKRLYGSLHDVTERKQAEEAREKLQAQLTQAQKMESVGRLAGGVAHDFNNMLMGIMGYADFCREEIGKDHPIQEYLDEITQSAQRSANLTRQLLAFARKQTIVPHVLDLNDAVKNMLKMLRPLIGEDIDLVWAPGANLCPVKVDPGQIDQILANLCVNARDAIAGAGKVTIETENVSIDEKYCETHADLQPGEFVMLAVSDDGTGMDSETLANIFEPFFTTKGVGEGTGLGLATVYGIVKQNKGFVSVYSEPGGGTTFSIYLPRIVEETANAKRKIPTGSRLGGTETILLVEDEKSIRVTVDLFLQDLGYTVLTAESPEAALLLATRHKDGIDLLLTDVVMPGMSGRELAEELAGGDSHMKVIYMSGYTANMIAHRGILDDNVHFVSKPITRDELAAKVRETLDHE
- a CDS encoding type II toxin-antitoxin system RelE/ParE family toxin, whose protein sequence is MEVQFRTRKLQKQYENSSEAERSYGKDVARKYIQRINIIKQSRDINELALLPGLHCHLLKSDRKSQWAIKLSGFYRLIFTVKGELLNNNRISELATIVHKVAHSQNISYERIIPCTGIDWHDKEKKTDQAGRLTPRRNEDRHAAGAQWNRH